A region from the Agrobacterium vitis genome encodes:
- a CDS encoding FAD-dependent oxidoreductase, with amino-acid sequence MVDKADELDRRVAAAFSEREASRERRISQISGECNAGLACKRLADGRFPEISAGQRVAVLSAYIYVGEEILRWILEPEASVRTRVSGLVAIDLAPSCMDISRAQLLQTMNLLSGKRCAPSDLSHFVAISISETARSRTLQMAPYEEGLLKSVTGFTVIIEEAVPFDMVAYGRNLMLKASAGSFPTIDLLYDYRLFLDKCSDSGRIGFFPEDVPRPKVAVIGAGISGLVVASELLHAGVDDVTIYEAGDRVGGKLWSHAFKEAPSVVAEMGAMRFPPAASCLFFFLERYGLSSMRPFPNPGTVDTDLVYEGCRYMWKAGQQPPKLFHRVYSGWHAFLKDGFLEGDIVLASPDAITEALKLGDIRRAHDAWQIWLNRFGRESFSSAIERIFLGTRPPGGETWSFPHDWDLFKLMGIGSGGFGPVFESGFIEILRLVINGYEENQRMCSEGISELPRRIASQVVNGVSVSQRIRHVQVRAVEKEKTKIKIRLKSGISELYDKVVVTSGLANIQLRHRLTSDTTIFRAPVNQAVDNSHMTGSSKLFLLTERKFWFDHMLPSCVLMDGVAKAVYCLDYEPQDPNGKGLVLISYTWEDDSHKLLAVPDKKERLCLLRDAISKSFPAFARHLVPACADYVQNVVQHDWLTDENAGGAFKLNRRGEDFYSEELFFQALDMTNDTGVYLAGCSCSFTGGWVEGAIQTACNAVCAIIHNCGGVLAKDNPLEHSWRRYNYRNRN; translated from the coding sequence ATGGTCGACAAGGCTGATGAGTTGGACCGCCGCGTTGCCGCAGCCTTCTCAGAACGAGAAGCTTCGAGGGAAAGAAGAATTAGTCAAATTTCCGGCGAGTGCAACGCTGGGTTAGCTTGCAAAAGGCTTGCCGACGGTCGCTTTCCGGAGATCTCAGCCGGTCAGAGGGTCGCAGTCCTCTCCGCTTACATCTATGTTGGCGAGGAAATTCTGAGGTGGATACTCGAACCAGAAGCTTCGGTGCGAACAAGAGTGAGTGGTCTCGTTGCCATCGACCTTGCACCATCTTGCATGGATATCTCCAGAGCTCAACTTCTCCAAACCATGAATTTGCTGAGTGGTAAAAGATGTGCACCCAGCGACCTTAGTCATTTCGTGGCCATTTCAATCTCTGAGACTGCCCGCTCCCGAACCCTGCAAATGGCGCCGTACGAAGAAGGCTTGTTGAAAAGCGTTACCGGGTTTACCGTAATCATTGAAGAGGCAGTACCATTTGACATGGTAGCTTATGGTCGAAACCTGATGCTGAAAGCCTCGGCAGGGTCCTTTCCAACGATCGACTTGCTCTACGACTACAGGTTGTTTCTCGACAAATGTTCAGATAGTGGGCGGATCGGCTTCTTTCCAGAAGATGTTCCCAGGCCAAAAGTAGCGGTCATTGGGGCTGGCATTTCCGGGCTCGTGGTGGCAAGCGAACTGCTTCATGCTGGCGTAGACGATGTTACAATATATGAAGCAGGTGATCGGGTTGGAGGCAAGCTTTGGTCACATGCTTTCAAGGAAGCTCCGAGCGTCGTGGCCGAAATGGGGGCGATGCGATTTCCTCCTGCTGCATCGTGCTTGTTTTTCTTCCTCGAGCGGTACGGTCTGTCTTCGATGAGGCCGTTCCCAAATCCCGGCACAGTCGACACTGACTTGGTCTACGAGGGTTGCCGATACATGTGGAAAGCCGGGCAGCAGCCACCGAAGTTGTTCCATCGCGTTTATAGCGGGTGGCATGCGTTCTTGAAGGACGGTTTCCTTGAGGGAGATATTGTGTTGGCTTCGCCTGATGCTATCACTGAGGCCTTGAAATTAGGGGACATTAGGCGGGCTCATGACGCCTGGCAAATTTGGCTGAACCGTTTCGGGAGGGAGTCGTTCTCTTCAGCGATAGAGAGGATCTTTCTGGGCACGCGTCCTCCCGGTGGTGAAACATGGAGTTTCCCTCATGATTGGGACCTATTCAAGCTAATGGGAATAGGATCTGGCGGGTTTGGTCCAGTTTTTGAAAGCGGGTTTATTGAGATCCTTCGCTTGGTCATAAACGGATATGAAGAAAATCAGCGTATGTGCTCTGAAGGAATCTCAGAACTTCCACGTCGGATCGCCTCTCAAGTGGTTAATGGCGTGTCTGTAAGCCAGCGTATACGCCATGTTCAAGTCAGGGCGGTTGAGAAGGAAAAGACAAAAATAAAGATAAGGCTTAAGAGCGGGATATCTGAACTTTATGATAAGGTGGTGGTTACATCTGGACTCGCAAATATCCAACTCAGGCATCGTCTGACATCCGATACCACCATTTTTCGTGCACCAGTGAACCAAGCCGTTGATAACAGCCACATGACGGGCTCTTCAAAATTGTTCCTGCTGACTGAACGTAAATTTTGGTTTGACCATATGCTCCCGTCCTGTGTCCTCATGGACGGGGTCGCAAAAGCAGTGTATTGTCTGGACTATGAGCCGCAGGATCCGAACGGTAAAGGTCTGGTGCTCATCAGTTATACATGGGAGGACGACTCCCACAAGCTATTGGCGGTCCCCGACAAAAAAGAGCGATTATGTCTGCTACGGGACGCAATTTCGAAATCGTTCCCGGCGTTTGCCCGGCATTTAGTTCCCGCTTGCGCTGATTACGTCCAAAATGTTGTTCAACATGATTGGCTTACAGACGAGAATGCCGGCGGAGCTTTCAAACTCAACCGGCGTGGCGAGGATTTTTATTCTGAAGAACTTTTCTTTCAAGCGCTGGACATGACTAATGATACTGGAGTTTACTTGGCGGGTTGCAGTTGTTCCTTCACCGGTGGATGGGTGGAGGGCGCTATTCAGACCGCGTGTAATGCCGTCTGTGCAATTATCCACAATTGTGGAGGTGTTTTAGCAAAGGACAATCCTCTCGAACACTCTTGGAGGAGATATAACTACCGCAATAGAAATTAA